In one window of Sardina pilchardus chromosome 23, fSarPil1.1, whole genome shotgun sequence DNA:
- the nck2b gene encoding LOW QUALITY PROTEIN: cytoplasmic protein NCK2b (The sequence of the model RefSeq protein was modified relative to this genomic sequence to represent the inferred CDS: deleted 1 base in 1 codon) translates to MTEEVIVIAKWDYTAQQDQELDIRKNERLWLIDDSKTWWRVRNTSNKTGYVPSNYVERKNSLKKGSLVKNLKDTLGKMPLPGKTKRKTSARDTSPTPSTDAEYPSNGGGGGGIYELSVPALVKFAYLAEREDELALVKGARVLVTEKCSDGWWRGSYGGQVGWFPSNYVTEEGSDEASGQPGMGYLTAQRQQQPRAAGLSNGNGSGGGQHQVPQSQAAALHTVQTLYPFSSVTDEELNFEKGEVMEVVEKPDNDPEWWKCRNGRGQLGLVPKNYVLVLSDGAAPAGTMPGSGSAPSSSSSAPGGPGGQTRPSRTGKFAGKDWYYGDVTRLQAEGALNERGLEGDFLVRDSESSPSDFSVSLKAVGKNKHFKVQLCEGVYCIGQRRFNTMDELVEHYKKAPIFTSEQGDKLYLVKPLL, encoded by the exons ATGACGGAGGAGGTGATTGTGATTGCCAAGTGGGACTACACGGCCCAGCAGGACCAGGAACTTGACATCCGG AAAAACGAGCGCCTGTGGTTGATCGACGACTCCAAGACGTGGTGGCGGGTGCGCAACACCTCCAACAAGACCGGCTACGTCCCGTCCAACTACGTGGAGCGCAAGAACAGCCTCAAGAAGGGCTCTCTGGTCAAGAACCTCAAAGACACACTCGGTAAGATGCCTCT gccTGGGAAGACTAAGAGGAAGACGAGTGCGCGTGACACGTCCCCCACGCCGAGCACGGATGCCGAGTACCCGTCCAACG gaggaggaggaggagggatctACGAGCTCAGCGTGCCGGCGCTGGTGAAGTTTGCGTACTTGGCGGAGCGCGAGGACGAGCTGGCGCTGGTGAAGGGCGCGCGCGTGCTGGTGACGGAGAAGTGCAGCGACGGCTGGTGGCGCGGGAGCTACGGCGGGCAGGTGGGCTGGTTCCCCTCCAACTACGTCACGGAGGAGGGCAGCGACGAGGCGTCCGGCCAGCCCGGCATGGGCTACCTGACCGCGCAGCGCCAGCAGCAGCCGAGGGCCGCGGGCCTCAGCAACGGcaacggcagcggcggcggtcaGCATCAGGTTCCGCAGTCGCAGGCGGCCGCGCTGCACACGGTCCAGACGCTCTACCCGTTCAGCTCGGTGACGGACGAGGAGCTGAACTTCGAGAAGGGCGAGGTCATGGAGGTCGTGGAGAAGCCCGACAACGACCCCGAGTGGTGGAAGTGCCGCAACGGCCGCGGGCAGCTGGGCCTGGTGCCCAAGAACTACGTGCTGGTGCTGAGCGACGGGGCGGCGCCCGCGGGCACCATGCCAGGCTCAGGctccgccccctcctcctcctcctccgcgccGGGGGGGCCGGGCGGCCAGACGCGCCCCTCGCGCACGGGCAAGTTCGCCGGGAAGGACTGGTACTACGGCGACGTGACGCGGCTGCAGGCCGAGGGCGCGCTGAACGAGAGGGGCCTCGAGGGCGACTTCCTGGTGCGAGATAGCGAGTCGTCG ccCAGTGATTTCTCCGTGTCCCTGAAGGCGGTGGGGAAGAACAAGCACTTCAAGGTGCAGCTGTGTGAGGGCGTCTACTGCATCGGCCAGCGACGCTTCAACACCATGGACGAGCTGGTGGAGCACTACAAGAAAGCGCCCATCTTCACCAGCGAGCAAGGGGACAAGCTCTACCTGGTCAAACCtctgctgtga